The Corallococcus macrosporus genome segment TGGGAGGGGCGCGGACCGTCAGCGACCTGGTCATCCCCATGGACCGCGTGATGGACCAGCGGCTGCCCGTGGAGGTGACGAACGTGCAGCCCTATGAAGCCGTGAAGAGCGTCGTCGCCTTCCACAGGCTCGGCTCGACGCACTTGTGGAGCGCGGTCGGCACCGCGACCCCGCCCTTCGAGGTCCCGACCCTGGCCCGGACGCCGCCATTCGACACCGTGGAGCTCGTGCTGTCCGTGTCGGCGGGCGCCTACGAGCGGGTCTCTTCCGGCTTTGTGGCCGCGACCACGCCGATGGTGGACGGAGGCCTCACCACCCTGGCCCTGCCGGCGCCCATGTCGCTCACCTCGCCCACGCCGGGCACATTTGCCGCGCCCGGCTCGGCGCCTCGCTCCGGGCTGACCCTGGGCTGGAGCACGGACCCCGCCGCCCATGTCGTGACGGTGCGTCTGACGCCCCTGCCGCTGGAGGGCGAGCCGAGGCTGCACTGGTACCTCACCGCGCCCGCGACGGTCAGCGGCTTCGCCCCCTTCACCCTGCCAGCGGAGGTTTCCGAGCTGCGGGAGCTGAGCGCGGGCCACTACCGCCTTGAGTGGAGCTCGCACTTCCTGGGAACGGGGCACGGCTACCCGGAGTTCCTCGCCCCGGCGCCTCCGCCGACAGGCCCGGACGCCTGGTTCACGAGCACCTACGGCAGCGTCATCCTCCAGGACTGAGGCACCCTTCGCCTTCCGCGTGCTGGTGCCGCTTCGCGCTACGGCGCCAGCGCGCGGAACACCTTGGTGTCGCCGTCGTAGTTGCCCGGGTTCCAGTACACCTTGTCCGCGCCGTCCCGGCCGTCGATGTCCGCGAAGAAGAAGCCGGTGTTCTCCGAGTTGCTGAAGCCGGTGTTGTCCATCACCGGGCTGCCCGCGAAGTTTGTGCCGGTGCTGGGGTACACCTGCATGCGGCCCTCGCGGAAGCCCGGCCGCCAGAAGACCTTGTCCGCCTTGCCGTCGCCGTCCACGTCCGCGAAGTAGAAGCGGGACGTGTCCACGCCGCTGGTGCCCGCCTCGTGCAGGAAGAACAGCGCGAAGGCCCCCGCGCCGGTGGAGCGGTACACGCGCGTGCGGCCCCCTTCCTGGTCGGGGTTCCACAGCACGCGGTCCGCCTTGCCGTCGCCGTCCACGTCCGCGAAGTACACGCGCGTATTGCCGCTGGTGTTCGCTCCCGTGGTGCTCGTCACCGCGGCGCCGAAGGACACCGTGCCGTTGCACTTCGATACGAAGGTGTCGAAGGCGCCGGACTTCTGCGTCGGGTTCCAGCGCACCATGTCCGCGCAACCATCCCCGGTGACGTCCGCGAAGAAGAAGCGCGTGGCGTCGCTCGTGCTGGCCGCCTGCGTGACGTCCACGCGGCTGTTGAAGGTGCCGTCGCACTTCGCGGGGTAGATGCGCACCTCGCCGTCACCCAGGGTGGGCCGCCAGAGGACCTTGTCCGCGCAGCCGTCGCCGGTGACGTCGGAGAAGAAGAAGCGCGTGGTGGCGACACCGCTCGTCGCGCCCGTGTTCTTCACCGCCGCCTCGAAGCCGCCGTCGCACTTCGACTTCGCCACCCACGTCTCGCCCTCGCCCACCGCGGAGTTCCAACTGATGCGGTCCGCGCAGCCATCCCCCGTGACGTCCGCGAAGAACAGCTGCGTGCCCGTGGACGTGCCGCTGGGCGTGGGGGAGAGGGTGGAGCCCGCGGAGAAGAGGGTGGGGCGGATGGTGGCGAGCACCGGGTAGTGGTCCGACGGGGAGAGGCCGTCGACTTCCGTCCGGTCGATGGCGGGCGCGGACGAAGTGAGCGCGCCGCCGTTGTGGAAGATGTAGTCCAGCCGGTTGTACTTCGTGGACGTGGAGCCATTCCACGCGTTGTTGAACGTGGCGTCGTCCAGCCCCGTCACGCCGTCGAAGCGCGCGGTGCGGAACAGCCGGGCCCCGGCCTCCAGGTTCGCGATGGTGGCCTCTCCCGGCGTGGACTGGCCCTGCGCGTCGGCGTTGAAGTCCCCCATGGCGATGACCGGCAGCCCGCCGGGCTTCGAGGCGAGGAACGACGCCATCTGCTCCGCTTCCTTGAGCCGCCCCAGCGAGCACTCGGCCGCGTAGGCGAAGTGCGTGTTGGCCACGAAGTACACCTGGCCCGACGTCAGGTCGCGCAGGCCCACCCAGGAGATCTTCTTTCCTTCCGCGTGGCTGAAGCACGTGGCGGTGGAGGCGTAGGGATTCACGAGCGCCTCGTTGCCCTGGCCCACCTCGGAGGCGATCTCGAAGCGGCTCTTCTTGAAGAAGATGAGCTTCGGGCTGCCACCGCCCGGGTTGTGGACGCCGTAGGGCTTGTCCGTGCCCGTCAGCCCCGCGATGAGGTCCGCGGGGATGCTGGGCCCACCCGAGGGCGCCTGGGCCTCCTGCACGCCGACGATGTCCGCGTTGTTCGCGAGGATGCGCTGGAGGACCGCCGCCTTGCGGTTGGGCCACGCGCGCACGCCCGTGTCCAGCGGACCCCGCACGTTGTACGTCATCACCCGGAACGCCTTGTGGCCCGTCGCCGCCAGCGCCCGCGACTGTCCGAGCAACACCTCACTGGAGGGCGGCTCCCCTCCCTCCGGCCCGCAGGCCAGCAGCAGCGCGGTGGACACCGAGGACAGCGCGAGACGCAGACGAAAGCTTCGCATGATTGCGATTATACACGTAAAACGAGAAATAACATCAAATCCTTATCCGTGTGAGAGTTCGCCGGAATGTCTCACGGCGGACGCAGGACCGCGCCCGGCGTGGATGCCGGACGCGGCCTGGGGACTGACTGCGATTGCGTGCTACTGGCGCACGACGCGCTTGAGCTTGAAGGGCGAGGGAGACTCGCTCATCGTGTAATAGGCCGTGCCGGTCGGGTCGTACTCGATGGCCTCGCCCTGGCCCTCCACGGTGTCCGTCAGGGAGACGGGCGTGGCGGCGAAGGCGGTCTCGAAGCCAGCGCCGGTGGCGGCGCGGAACTCATACACCTTGCGGTAGGTGCGCAGGATGAAGCGGTTGGCGCACGGGTGGATGGCGCCGGACGTGGCCGCGCCGTAGTTGGTGTCCGTGGTGGTGGGCAGCTGCAGGTTGGCCACGAACACGAGCGTGCTCATGGTGCCCGGCGCGGGCAGCGGCTGGGGGAACTTGTAGACCTTGCTCGCGCCCGCGTAGGACTTGGTGACGATGTAGATGTCGCCCGTGGTGGGGTGGACCATGAGGGTCTCCGCGTCCTTGGGCGTGTCCGGGTACTGGAACGGGAAGGCCTCGGCGGTGAGGTTGCCGCTCGTCTGGCCCGCGCCGATGTTGGGCTCCGGGATGCGGTAGACGGCGAAGGTGGACGGCGGCGTGGGGAAGTTGGCGCTCGCGCGGCCGATGTCGCCCATGTAGATGCACTGGCCGGCGGGGCACGGGCCGCTGGCGACGTCCTCCCAGTCCGCGGGCGTCACGTTGGACACGTTGAAGGTGCCCTTCGTGCTCGCGTCCGCGGTGCTGATGGCGACGATGGCGGTGGTGTCCTCGTTGTGCGCGTAGATGACGCCCGGGGTGAGGCGGCTGGCGGCCAGGCCGGACGGCTCCACCAGCGCGGTGGCCGTCACGGTGCCCTGCGTGGTGTACGCGGTGGAGAACGTGTCCCCCACGGTGCAGGACACGGGGGCGTTGGCCGCGCGCAGCGCGACGACCTGCGCGATGTTCGTCTCCGCGTAGGGGGACGAGCCGTTGAACGAGCCCTGCGCGCCCGCGGCGCCCAGATCCTTGTGGGCCACGTCGTAGATGACGCCGGTGGACGAGGACACGAGACAGGTGTCCACGGGCTCGGTGAAGCCGGTGGGCGGGACGATGGGGCTCGCCGGGCACGCGGCGCCGGTCCACAGCTGCGAGCCGAACCACACCGCGACGCCGTTGGCGGTGTTGGTGGTGAGCGCGGGCGTGTTGAAGCTGGCGGTGAGGCCGTTCTTCTGACCCGTCTGCGCATCGATGGGGTTGGCCGTGTCCACGCCGGAGAACGCGGAGATGCTGCCGGCCATGTAGCTGGCGATGTCGATGTTGAACGCGTACGAGGCCGGCTCGGAGGCGGTGGCCACCTTGTAGAAGACCCACGCCTTGATCTGCGACGCGCTCTGGTCCGAGCGCAGCAGCGTCCAGCCCGCGGGCGGCGTCGCCACCGCGGCCACGTTGTTGCGGTTGATGATGCGCGCGAGCAGCACGTCACCCGCCGCCGTGCCCGTGGGCTTCGCGATGCTCAGCGACGTGCGCGTGCTGCCGCCCGCCGTGGCGCTGCTCCGGTACGCGATGGTGGACACCGCCTGCCGGGCGGAAGCGACCTCCTGCTCGGGGAGGGACGGGGCGTCCGCGTCCAGCGGCCCGCATCCCGCGAGCGCGAACAGCGACACCGAGCACAGCATGCGTGAAACATTCCGGTTGAAGAACGTCAAGGTTGCTCCTGCGAGGGGGATGAAGCGAGTACGGCAGGAGGTTGTCGGCGGGACGCGGAAAGTGTTGCGGACCCCGCGCGCGGACGGTCCATGCGTTGGTTGTGATTGCAAACTTCCGCGAGCGGCCTTTCCTTGCGTGCGCGGGTGTGGAAGAGGGTGGGCATGAAGCGCCACGCGCCCGCCACCGAACGCAATCGTGAACCATTGCTCGCCGTCCTCCGGGAGGTGCTGCCCCCGTCGGGCACGCTGCTGGAGGTGGCGAGCGGTACGGGCCAGCACGCGGCCTTCTTCGCGCGGGCCTTCCCGGGGCTGACCTGGCAGCCGACGGACGGGGACGCGGCGGCGCTGGAGAGCATCGACGCGTGGCGTGCGGAGGAGGGGCTGCCCAACGTGCTGCCTGCCCGCCTGCTGGATGCGAGCTCGGACACGTGGCCGGTGGCGCACGCGGACGCCATGCTCTGCGTGAACATGATCCACATCGCGCCGTGGTCGGCCTGCCAGGGCTTGATGCGGGGCGCGGCGCGGGTGCTGCGGCCGGGCGGACGGCTGGTGCTGTACGGGCCCTACTTCGTGGAGGGGAAGGAGACCGCGCCAGGCAACCTCGCGTTCGACGAATCGCTCCGGGCGCGCGACCCGGCGTGGGGCGTGCGCGAGCTGGGCGCGGTGACCGCCGAGGCCGCGCGCCACGGGCTCCAGCGCGAGCGCGTGGTGGAGATGCCCAGCAACAACCTCACGGTGGTGTTCAGCCGCTAGGGCTTCCGCCGGGACGGTGCCCGCCGCCGTCCCGGCGTCTGGCACGTGGCTACATGCCGGGGCAGTGGCCGCCCTTCATCTGACGGGCCGTCTCATGGACCTCGTCGATGAGCTGGCGCTTCTGCATCTGGTCCTGGGCGGAGTAGGTGATGGTGATGCCCTGCGGCGTGTCGGTCGCGATGGCCTTGGAGGGGACGGTGGGCGCTCCGGCCGAGCCCTGGCCGCCGCCGCCACCGGTGCCGCTCTCGTCACTGCCGTCCTGGACCTCCATGGAGGTGTCGCCCAGGTCCTCCTCCTGTGCCAGGTCCATGGCGGTCTCGGAGCTGGTGCGCCGGCCCTGCTCGTCCAGCATCCGCCGCGCGCGCGTCTGGAGGTCGGCCACCTGGGCGGGGTCGGACGTGGTGAACATGAGCGCCACGCCGTCCGACGTGTCCTGCGTCTGGACCTGCGTGCCCGGCACCGACATGGGGCAGCGTTGATCCGTCGAGGCCGGCATCGCGGCGGACTGGGCGGAGCCGGGCAGTGGGTGCTTCGACTCCTCCTTGTGCATTCCCTTCTTGGAGCAACCGGCGGAGAAACAAAGCGCCGCGGCCGCGGCGAGCGTCAATGGCAGTCGAAACATGGGCATGGTGTGCCTCCTCGTGCGGCAAGGTGCGGAGGTGATTCCCGCTTCGCAACGCGCCCTCTCCGCCGCGATGCCTGAAGGCCCCACCCCCTGGATGGAGGCCTTCATCGTGGAGCCGACACGCCGGTGCGCGGCTCACCACACGGCTTCGAGCTGGAGCATCACGCCGTGCTTCTCGTAGTTGCCGTTCGTGGCGTCGTACGCGTGGCAGAGGTGCGCCGAGCCCTCGCAGGCCGCGGCGTCGTCGTCCGCCAGGCGCGTGTCGATGTTGGAGCGGTTCACCAGCAATTCGTAGCGCGCGGTGAGCCGCAGGCGGGTCGACAGCCGGGTGCTCACGGTAGGGCTCAGCACGAAGCGTGTGTCGTGGCGGCGGCGGGCGTTCCACGTCTCGGTGTCGCCACCGGCCGTCACGACGCGCAGCGAGTGCTCCTCCAGGTAGCGGCGCCACTCCACGTCCGCGTCCAGGGTGGCGGTGAGCCAGGGCAGGGGTCGCCACCGGCCGGAGGCGCCCACGGCGTGGCTCGCGAAGCCGAATGGAATGACATACGTCTGTGATGCGAGGGTGGGGTCCTCGCTGGTGAAGGACTGCTCCAGCGTGCCGATGCGGTCCTGCCGGTAGCGGTACCACGCCGTGACGTTCGCGATGCCCAGGCGCCATTCCTGCGACAGCGTCGCGTCCAGGCGCGGGCCGGTGAGGTAGGCGAACTCCTCGCCGAGCCCGTCCTTGCCGGCGGCGCCCAGGTCCAGCCGCGTGGTGGTGTGTTCGGTTTCATCCCAGGCGAGCCAGGCGTTGGCGTTCACGGAGGCCTGGAGCCCCCGGAAGTCCGCCAGGCCGGTGAAGAAGATGTCTCCCCCCGCGAGCAGTCCCACGCGCACCCGTCGCGCGGCCTCCCACTCCACGGCCGCCGTCGCGCGGTGCAACTGGAGCGAGTAGTCCCGCACGGAGGACTCGGAGTAGGCGCGCTGGCTGCCGCCGTAGGACAGGGCCGCGAAGAGCCTGTCGGACAGGCGGAGGCGCGCGATGACGCCCACGCTGGCCTCGGCGAAGGCGCTCGAGGTCACCACGTCCGCGTTCGCGCCGGACACGTCGCGGGCCGCGACGCCCACCTGGAGCACGTTGCTGTCGAAGCCCGGCCCCACGCTGGCGGAAGCCCAGACGCCCGGGCCGCTGGAGCGCAGGCCGTAGGAGAGCAGGTCCAGGTACTGGTGCGCCGTCTTGCGGTCGAGCGGGCTCAGCGTCAGCGCGAGCGCCGCCGTGAGGTCTTCACGGGCCGCCGTGCGCGAGCCCAGGCGCCAGGCGGACGCGCCCGCCATGAGCCGGGCCCTGCCGGAGTCGGGCTGCTGCGTCGCCGCGCGTAGGAAGTGCGCACGGGCCTCGTCGAAGCGGCCGGCGTCGAAGGAAGCGAGTCCCTGGCGGTAGGCCTCATCCCCGTCGTTCGTGGCGGGCCTGATCAGCGCACGCAGTTCCTCCACCTGGAGGGCTTCTTCCTTGGATGCGCCCGGAGCAGCGCGATCCGCCCATTGCGACGCGCGGTCCAGGGCACCCGCATCGAACGCGGCGAAGCCCGCGTTGATCCACGCCGCACGGGCAAGCGGGGCCCCTTCACGGACGCGAGCGAAGGCCTCCTCCGCTTCCACGAAGCGCCCCAGTGCATAGAGACAAGCGCCCCGGTTGAAGTTCCAGGCATCGGGCTCCGGAGCATCCGGCGCGAGTCCCGCCGCATCCAGGGCCTCGAGCGCCTCAGCGGGGCGGCCGGTGCGGAATCGCGCCAGACCCACGAGGTACAGCGAGGCGCCGGACGGCGGGGCCTGGAGCGCCAGTTGTTCGGCCTCCGAGTACCGGCCCGCCGCGAAGGACTCGCGCGCGTCCGTCAACGGCTCCCCGGCCGCGAGTGCCACCAGGAGCAGCAGGCCCGTCCACACGCACCCTGACGTACCCCATTCCCCTCAAGTGAGCGAGGACCGCGCACCGCGCCAACGGCCACGGGTTGAACGAGGGAGCCCCCCGGTGCGCACCGACCCGGCCCGCCTCCACAGAGCCTGTCCGTGAGTGGCCCCGGTCCGCGGCGCACCGCGCGAACCTGTCCGACAGTCGGACAGGTTTTGGGCTACCGCACCGGGCGCCCCTGCGCTGACACGCTCCGGCTGGCGTTCCCCGGGCCTGCCTCGTCACCCACCGTGGCCGGGCTTCTCCAGCCAGGGAGGATGAACCTGTCCGACAGTCGGACAGGTTTGGGACCACCGCACCGAGCCCCCTGTGCTGACGTACCCGCGCTGGCTTTTCCCGCGCATGCCTCGTCGCCCACCGTGGCCGGAGGCTTCTCCAGCCAGGCAGCGGAAACCTGTCCGACAGTCGGACAGGTTTGGGGCCACCGCTCGCCAAGGCCGGTGCTGACGTATCCCCGCTGGCGTTCCCGGGCCTGCCTCGTCACCCACCGTGGCCGGGAGGCTCCGGTTTCGTCCAGGCAGCGGGAACTGGTCCGACAGTCGGACAGGTTGGGGCCACCGCTCGCCAGGCCCTGAGTTGGCGAACTTCCGCTGGCCTCCTCAATCGAGCCCGCCTCGTCACGCTCGATGGCCGGACCGCTTCCGTTCCCTCCAGGCCTCGGAAGCCGGTCCGACAGTCGGACCGGTTTGGACCACTGCGGTAGGTCCCTTGCGCCGACGCGCTTCCGCTGGCGGTCCCCGTGGATCTGCTTCGTCATCCACTGCTGCCGGGAGGCTTCCGGTTCATCCCAGCAGCGGGAACTGGTCCGACAGTCGGACAGGTTTGGACCCGGCGCGGGCCGACCCTGTGCTGACGAACTCCGCCGAGGTTCTCCACCGGGCCAGCCCCGTCACGCTTGGTGGCTGGGAGGTTTCCGTTTCAACCATGCAGCTTGAACCTGCCCGACAGTCGGACAGGTTCTTCATCCGAGAGGCTGAACGTGGATGCGCAGGAGCAGTTCGCGGAGACCTGACCCGGTGTCTGGCAAGGGGCACCGGATGCGGCTTCGGTGGTGTGCCGCTCCGTGCCTTTCATGGCGGGCTTCAGCGCCGGGGCTGCTGCGGGGGCGGTTGCTGGTTGGGCGGCGGTGGCGCGCCGTCGGTCCTGGGGGACGGCGAGCGCATGCGGCCTTCATCCCCTGGCGGACGCGACCCGTTGGGGCGGCCCTCGTGTCCAGGCCCCCCGGACGGTCCCCTGGCGTCAGGTCCCGGGGGCGGGCGGACCGTGTCACCTCGGGGCGGCGGGGCAGGGCGCTCCGCGTTCCTGCGCCCCAGGATGGTGTCCACCTGCTCCCCTGGCGCGATGACGTCCACCGTGTGCGAGCTGCGCACGTGCGGCGTCTGCTGCGCGCCGGAGGGCGGAGGCACGGGCGCTTCAGGTGGCCTCGCGGCCTCCGTTGGCGGAGGTGCCGGGGCCTGCTGCGCTTGCGCGGGTCCGCCTCCCCACCACAGGAGCACGGCGACGGCCGGTGTCGAGAGCCAGGTCTTCATCCGCCCGTGACCTCCAGCACCACGTCGTGCTCGATGCGCTGGTCGCCCGCGCGCGCCAGCGCCGTGACCAGATAGCGCCCCGGCCGCTGCCCACGCACCGCGATGGGGATCACGTTGCTGCCCGCGCTCAACGGCTGCGTCCATTGATAGGAACGCAGCGGCAGCTCCTCTCCGTCCGCCCAGAAGGACAGCCCCTCCGGCAGACTCACCTGGAAGTCCGCCTGCTCCACGGCCACGTCCGCCGTGAAGTCCAGCTTGATGACCGCCACCTTGCTCACCGGCACCTGCGTACCGGGCCGCTCGAGCTCCGCCATTCCCGGCGCTTCCGTCCCGGTGGCTCCAGGCGTCCCGCGCACCGCGCCCAGCACCAGGAAGGTGGCCACGCCCATGGCGACGCCCACCGCCGGCCAGAGCACCGGCGCGCGCCGCCTCCAGAAGTCCCGCACCGCATCCCACCCCGACGCCGGTGTGGGAGGACCGGCCTCCACCAGCCGACGGTGGAGCAGGGCCTGGAAGTCGGGCCCGGGCGCGTCGTCCCGCAGCGCCGCCAGACGCTCGCGCAGCGCGCGGTCCTCCCTGTCCTCGGGCTCACTCATTTCCTGCTCCTTGCCGCATGCGACGTAATGTCCGGCCCGGATGTTCCATCCAGGCCCGCTTCCTGCGGGCCGTCAGGGCCCTGGCCCCCCGCCAGCAGGGCCTTCAGGTGCGCCCGGCCCCGCGACAGGCGCGACTTCACGGTGCCCACCGGCACCCCTTCAATGGCCGCCACCTCTTCATAGCTGTGCCCTTCCACGTCGAAGAGCACCACCGCCGTACGGAACTCCGGCGGCAGCCGCCGGAGCGCCCGCCACAGCCGGTCCCGCTCCTGGGCCCGCATGAGCCCTTCGTCCGCGGACTCGGCGTCCGACGCCGCCTTCGCGTGCTCCTGCTCCAGCGGCTCCTCGCGCGAGCGCTCGCGGCCGGCGCGGCTGCGGGTGGCGTCGTAGAACGCGTTGCGCACCACCGAATAGAGCCACGTCTGGAACTCGGACTGGAAGCGGAACGAGCGCAGATTCTTGTAGACCTTCACCAGCGCTTCCTGCGCCAGGTCGTCCACGTCCGAGTCCGACGCGGCGAAGGCTCGCGCGAAGCGGCGCACGCGCGGCAGGTGCGAGGACACGAGCAGTTCAAAGGCACGCACGCTGCCGTCCTGGGCTTCGAGGATGAGTGCGCGCAGCTCGTCGTTCACGGTCGGCCGGCACTCTATCCGGCCCCGGTGCTCGCTCAAAAAGCCACGGGAAATTCCCGCCGGGAACACGGCGGAAATCCGTTTCGTCTCACGGGGGCAGACGGACAGCGGCCGGGCACCGGATGACAAGGGAGCACGCACTCATGAGGCACTCGAGCAGGGGCAGTCAGTGGCTGGGAGCAGTCGCGCTGGTGGTGGGCACCATGACGGTCGGCTGTGGCAGCGCTTCGCAGACGTCGACCACGGACGCCACATCGGATGTGTCCCAGGCGGTGGAGGCCACGTCGGACTCGAGCGACGCGGTGGAGGTGTCCAGCCTCCTGCGCGGCCTGGACAAGCTGCGCCCCCAGGCCATCGAAGGCTTCCACTGTGACGCGAGCCCCGACGTCACCACCGTGGACGTGTGCGGCAAGACGCTGCCCGCCACCGTGCACCTGGAGTGGACCGACTGCGCGGCCCCCGAGCGCCCCGAAGGCCGCGGTGGCGGCGGCCAGCGTCCCGGTGGCGGCGGCGCGCCTCCTCCTCCTCAGGAGGGCACGGATTCGCAGGTGGGTGGTCAGTCCTTCGATGGGGGCGGTGGCGGCGGCGGCCGGCCGGGCGGACCGGGGCCGCGTGGTCCCTCCAGCGGCACGGTGGACATCGTGAACGCGTACGAAGCCTCCGCGGACTGCACGGGCGCGGTGACCCAGAGCCAGACCGTCACCTTCGAGGTCTCCAGCACCAACGCCGACGGTGAGGTCTCCACCGTGAAGGGCACCACCGCCTCCACGTCGGAGCTGGTGGACGGCGCTCCGCCCCTTCAGAAGAGCACGCAGGCGGACGTGACTCGCACGCGCACGGATGCGGACGGCACGGTGGTGAAGTCCGTGCGGCTGGAGGGTGCGCTGTCCGTCGCGTTCTCCACCGACACGCCTCCGGTGCGAACCATCGACGGCGCGTACACGGAGACGGCGCTCGACGGCACGCAGGGCACCATCACGCTGGCGGGCATCGTCCGGCCGTCGCGCGACGTGTGCCCCTGGCCCACGGGCGGCACGCTCACGCGCACCACCGCGGATGGGGAGAGCCACGTGCTCACCTTCGGTCCGGAGTGCGGCGACGGCACGCTCGACGGCGCGGTGCTGAGCCTGCCCGACCGCTGCGAGCGCGGCGGCGGCCGCCACTAGCTTCACGAGGCGTCGCGGTCCGGGGGCATCCCCAGACCCCTCCCCCGAACGTCCCCGGGCCGCGAGCCTCAGCCCCGCTTCGTCATGTCGAACAGCGCGCGGGCCTGCGGCCCCAGGAACCCGTCGAACCCTCCCGAGCGCTGGGCGATCTCGAAGTACGCATACGGCCACGCGCGCGTGCCTCCGCCCCGGAGCGTCAGGGGCAGCGGGGCCGCGTGCGTGGCTGTCTGTCTCAGTGCCGTGCCGGGCGCGCCCTCGATGTCCGCCTTCATGGGCACGCCCGCCTCGCGCATGCGCCGCTGCCACGCCTCCACGTCGTCCACCGCGCCGGTGAAGTGATTCACCTTGCGGCCGAAGGCCAGCAGCCACGCGCCGTACTGGGTCTCCTTCTCCAGCTCCAGCAGCGCGGCTTCCTCCGGCGGCGCCGGTGCCGTGAACCACGCCGCGAGCGACTCCACGTCCTCCGGCGGCGGCGGATCCACCGGCAGCGCGGCGAGCAGCTCACGGGCTCGCGGCGACAGTTCCTCCGACTTCAGCTCGGACAGGAAGACGCGCGGCAGCCCCTCCGGGTGCGACAGGTAGATGGCGGACAGGTGCGCGTCCGGGAACGTGTACGCGCCGGCGGGCTTCCAGCCGAACCGCTCGAACACGCGGGAGAAGAGGGCGATGCCTCCCTCCGGCCGCGCGAGCGTGCGGAACGCGACGTGGTCGTTGCGGAAGCGTCCTCCGGACAGCGCCACGAAGGTGCGCGCGAAGGGGACTTCGGAGGCGTAGCGCTCCCACAGCAGGTCCAGCAGCCGCGAGGCGTCGGAGGCGGAGGTCGTCATGCGCGGCATCCTATGCCGCGGGTCCTTCGCCTCAAGGGCCACGCAGCGTGTCAGCGCGTGACGCCGTCAGCCTGTGGATGTCTCGCTGAAACATCCGCGACGACCCATCTTCATGCGTCGGTGCGTATCGGGAAGTGACTCCACGCGGGACGCCCTTCGTCCCACCACAGGGGGACCTTCTCATGACCCATGATTCCATCCAGCGCCTGGGGCGCTGGCTCCGCGTCATTGCCCTGGGGGCGACCGCGACGCTCGCCTCCACCGCCGCGGCCCAGGTCGCCAACGTCCGCGGGGACGACCCCGTCATCAGCGCGGGCGCGTACCACGGCTGTGGCCTGAAGCTGGACGGCACGCTGGGTTGTTGGGGCAATGGCTGGCATGGCCAGAACGTGGCCCCGTCCGGCACCTTCACGCAGGTGAGCGGCGGCTACTTCCACACCTGCGGTGTGAAGTCGGACGGCTCGGTGGCGTGCTGGGGCGCCAACGACGGCGGGCAGACGGCCGCGCCCTCGGGGACGTTCAAGCAGGTCACCAGCGGTGGGCACTTCTCCTGCGGGCTGCGCACGGACGACACGGTGGCGTGCTGGGGCGCCAACGACAACGGCCAGGCCACGGCGCCCTCCGGCACGTTCCGCCAGCTGAGCGCGGGCGTGTGGCACGCGTGCGGTGTGAAGACGGACGGCACTGCGGCGTGCTGGGGCGGGAACTGGGCGGGCCAGGCGCTGGCGCCCACCGGCGCCTTCACGCAGGTGACCTCGGGCGAGCTGCACAGCTGCGGCCTCAAGAGCGACGGCACGGGGGTCTGCTGGGGAGACACCAGTCAGGGGCGGGCCTCGGTGCCGGCGGGCACGTTCGTGCAGATCA includes the following:
- a CDS encoding DUF1338 domain-containing protein, whose amino-acid sequence is MTTSASDASRLLDLLWERYASEVPFARTFVALSGGRFRNDHVAFRTLARPEGGIALFSRVFERFGWKPAGAYTFPDAHLSAIYLSHPEGLPRVFLSELKSEELSPRARELLAALPVDPPPPEDVESLAAWFTAPAPPEEAALLELEKETQYGAWLLAFGRKVNHFTGAVDDVEAWQRRMREAGVPMKADIEGAPGTALRQTATHAAPLPLTLRGGGTRAWPYAYFEIAQRSGGFDGFLGPQARALFDMTKRG